GTCACCCTGTTTTAATCCTGTTTTTAAAAGGAAGGAAGGGTCTACCACCGCACCGTTATTAACCAATAGCTCCTGTAAAGGTTTTTCAGGTTTGCTTTTGAATTCACCGTAGAAAGGGTATCTCGGACCGGTGAGTGGAATGGTTTTCAGTTCAGTAATCAGGGAAGCTGTTTTTTGTTGCTCCTCACGATTGTTGAATTGCGCCATACCGTGCAATTCCCGGATAAAGAGGAACTCAGTTTCAGCGGGTAATATTTGTCTTTGATAGTCGAGGTCTTTCTGGCTTTGTTCCCAGCTTCCTTTAATAGCGAGGTCTGCGGATAGCAGTGCTTTTGCCTGACCCTGTATTGTTTCGCCCACCAGGTTTGAAAAACTTTTTACCGTCATTACCGCGCCAACACCGATGGCAATACAGATAATAAAAAACAGCATCCTTCTTTTTGCGCCACGAGACTCGGCGATCATTAATGAAAAAAGCTGGCGGTAGTTCAGTTGTGAGGATTTCATGGATTCATTTGATCGGAAATGATCTGACCATCAGCAAGAGTAAGAATTCGTTCGGAACGTTTAGCGACATGCAACTCATGAGTCACCAGGATGATGGTTGCCTGTTTCACCCGGTGCAGTTCCAGAATGAGTTCTATGATGTGCTCGCTGTTTTTGGTGTCGAGATTTCCTGTGGGTTCATCTGCGAGAACGATGTCGGGTTCATTGATAAAAGCTCGTGCAAGAGACAGGCGTTGTTGCTCACCACCGGAAAGTTGTGCTGGATAGTGATGCAGCCGGTCACCCAGTCCCACTGTTCCGAGAAGATCGTTGGCTTTTTTGGTGGCGCTGGGTGTGTTGTTCAATTCTGCAGAGAGCACCACGTTTTCCAGTGCCGTTAAAGTCGGGATAAGGTGAAAGTTCTGGAAGATGAAACCAAATCTTTTACCACGCAGGATGGCAAGCTCATCCTCGTTGAGTTTCGTCATATCCTGCCCATCAATCACAATTTGACCGTTGGTGGGTGTGTCGAGTCCGGCTATCAGGCTGAGCAGTGTGGTTTTGCCGCTTCCAGACTGTCCGGTTATCGCGAGAAACTGTCCTGTGGGAACGGTCAGGTCAAGAGATTTTAAAATTTCAACTTTATGACCACCGCCATGCAGGGTTTTTACTAAATTGGTTATTTCAATCACGGTTTACCCATGTTAGGTTTTTAATATTATTTTTATATTGTAATATAAAAAGGTATTAATGATTTTGCTAAAATTTAAGCATATTTACCGGTCACTGTTTTATCTGGGAGTGCTATGTTTATCATTCCCGGCACCGGTTTTATCTAAGGAGAAGGCAGTGGTTTTAGCTTTTGGGGATAGTTTGACAGCAGGTTATGG
The genomic region above belongs to Nitrospinota bacterium and contains:
- a CDS encoding ABC transporter permease, translating into MKSSQLNYRQLFSLMIAESRGAKRRMLFFIICIAIGVGAVMTVKSFSNLVGETIQGQAKALLSADLAIKGSWEQSQKDLDYQRQILPAETEFLFIRELHGMAQFNNREEQQKTASLITELKTIPLTGPRYPFYGEFKSKPEKPLQELLVNNGAVVDPSFLLKTGLKQGD
- a CDS encoding ABC transporter ATP-binding protein, yielding MIEITNLVKTLHGGGHKVEILKSLDLTVPTGQFLAITGQSGSGKTTLLSLIAGLDTPTNGQIVIDGQDMTKLNEDELAILRGKRFGFIFQNFHLIPTLTALENVVLSAELNNTPSATKKANDLLGTVGLGDRLHHYPAQLSGGEQQRLSLARAFINEPDIVLADEPTGNLDTKNSEHIIELILELHRVKQATIILVTHELHVAKRSERILTLADGQIISDQMNP